One Primulina tabacum isolate GXHZ01 chromosome 10, ASM2559414v2, whole genome shotgun sequence DNA segment encodes these proteins:
- the LOC142506120 gene encoding mitochondrial phosphate carrier protein 1, mitochondrial isoform X2 — translation MNNRRRVEEFTAGYYGVCAAGGMLSAGVTHLSITPLDVLKVNMQVNPIKYSGILSGLTTLCREEGASALWRGWSGKFFGYGLQGGCKFGLYEYFKKLYGDVLVDQRKGVIFFLSSASAQIFADVALCPFEAVKIRVQTKPTFAKGLTDGFPKIYATEGIYGFYKGLLPLWGRNLPFSMVMFTTFENTVELMYDNIIQRKKEDCSKSQQLAVTCLSGYTAGAVGCEEHWACQFVYEKPSRSNCNCGSSCYSAVVFL, via the exons ATGAATAACAGGCGTAGGGTCGAGGAGTTTACGGCCGGGTACTACGGTGTGTGTGCTGCTGGAGGTATGCTGAGCGCCGGGGTCACCCATCTCTCGATCACCCCACTCGATGTCTTGAAGGTTAACATGCAG GTGAACCCGATCAAGTATAGCGGCATCCTATCGGGCCTTACAACTCTGTGCAGAGAAGAAGGTGCCTCTGCTCTTTGGAGAGGTTGGTCTGGGAAATTTTTTGGATATGGTTTACAAGGTGGATGCAAATTTGGTCTTTATGAGTATTTCAAGAAGCTTTATGGGGATGTGTTGGTGGATCAAAGAAAGGGGGTTATATTCTTCCTCAGCAGTGCGTCTGCTCAAATATTTGCTGATGTCGCCCTTTGTCCATTTGAAGCTGTCAAAATTAGAGTTCAAACTAAACCAACTTTTGCCAAAGGCTTAACTGATGGATTTCCGAAAATTTATGCCACTGAAGGAATTTATGG ATTCTACAAGGGTCTTCTTCCACTTTGGGGCCGTAATCTTCCAT TTTCAATGGTTATGTTTACAACATTTGAGAATACTGTGGAACTGATGTATGACAACATTATacaaagaaagaaagaagattGCTCAAAATCTCAACAGCTTGCCGTCACATGTTTGTCCGGGTATACAGCTGGTGCTGTTG GCTGCGAAGAACATTGGGCTTGTCAATTTGTTTACGAGAAGCCTTCCCGTTCGAATTGCAATTGTGGGTCCAGTTGTTACTCTGCAGTGGTTTTTCTATGA
- the LOC142505312 gene encoding uncharacterized protein LOC142505312 — protein MMSCRSVFKMMQQQGSQSLPVSEPGLQEQRPGIRRRLSSLSLNLKIQPSPPAAAAWAFRRSKSLSSLGENAGDSIRKWWDWGWGWILSRKPAFAVDLEMNEEETATIGFHNKGSWRHVFFKVTSQLRRKLSSSGDVGLPQTMRSI, from the coding sequence atgatgagctgcaggtCCGTTTTCAAGATGATGCAGCAGCAGGGTTCGCAGTCACTCCCGGTATCGGAGCCAGGGCTTCAGGAGCAGCGACCTGGGATCCGGCGGAGGCTCTCATCCCTCTCCCTCAACCTCAAGATCCAGCCCTCTCCCCCCGCCGCCGCGGCATGGGCGTTCCGCCGCTCCAAGTCACTCTCCTCCCTGGGAGAGAACGCCGGCGACTCCATAAGGAAGTGGTGGGATTGGGGGTGGGGCTGGATCCTCTCCAGGAAGCCCGCCTTCGCGGTAGATCTGGAGATGAACGAGGAGGAGACCGCCACCATCGGGTTTCACAACAAGGGCAGCTGGCGGCACGTCTTCTTCAAGGTCACCTCCCAGCTCCGCCGCAAACTCTCCAGCTCAGGCGACGTCGGCCTCCCCCAGACCATGCGCTCCATCTAA
- the LOC142505467 gene encoding uncharacterized protein LOC142505467 gives MHPPHTQTRGKDKSSFGAASQKGKRKRDEKMPNFFAPRTTIGAQRSIKSVLVSKEALLNVDMSIARFFYYTCIPINAVNSVYFQQMVDAIAAVGPGYKAPKYNQLRTNLLGSMKKEVQLVVDGYRSVSEERGCTIMADGWQDRSNRQLINFLVYCKKGTSFVRSVDASDIVKNATTLCNLFVELVEWVGSNNIVHLVTDNGANYKAAGVLLHDKYPSIKWSPCAAHCLNLILGDIGKMELVSNLTKKASLVTKFVYNHAFLLAWLRKREGWTEIVRPGPTRFATTFIALKSILEHQHDLQAFFTSKTFKDSRYFKDKKASVVLAVALDTKFWSDCTVVVGVAAPLIRMLRIMDTDRRPSVGYVYDGMYRAKKAIKNIFKNKKKFYKPFTSIVKTR, from the coding sequence atgcaTCCACCACATACTCAAACAAGGGGGAAAGATAAATCTTCTTTTGGTGCGGCTTCTCAAAAAGGAAAGAGAAAGAGAGATGAGAAGATGCCTAACTTTTTTGCACCAAGAACTACTATCGGTGCACAACGTTCTATCAAAAGTGTGCTCGTAAGTAAAGAAGCTTTACTTAATGTTGATATGAGCATTGCTAGGTTTTTTTATTATACTTGTATTCCCATCAATGCTGTGAATTCTGTTTATTTTCAACAAATGGTGGATGCTATTGCTGCTGTTGGTCCCGGTTATAAAGCACCGAAATATAATCAGTTGCGAACAAACTTATTAGGAAGCATGAAAAAGGAAGTTCAATTAGTAGTTGATGGTTATCGAAGTGTTTCGGAAGAAAGAGGTTGCACTATAATGGCTGATGGTTGGCAAGATCGGTCAAATAGGCAACTTATAAACTTTCTAGTGTATTGCAAGAAGGGAACATCATTTGTGAGATCTGTTGATGCTTCTGATATTGTGAAAAATGCAACCACACTTTGTAATCTATTTGTTGAGTTAGTGGAATGGGTTGGATCAAATAATATCGTTCATTTGGTAACTGATAATGGGGCCAACTATAAAGCAGCCGGTGTTTTGCTTCATGATAAGTATCCCTCTATCAAATGGTCGCCTTGTGCTGCACATTGTCTGAATTTGATTCTTGGTGATATTGGTAAAATGGAGCTTGTTAGTAATCTTACAAAAAAGGCTTCTTTGGTAACAAAATTCGTTTACAATCATGCATTTCTGTTGGCATGGTTGAGAAAGAGAGAAGGATGGACAGAGATTGTACGTCCAGGGCCAACTCGTTTTGCTACTACATTCATTGCATTGAAGAGTATCCTTGAACATCAACATGATTTGCAAGCTTTTTTTACTAGTAAGACATTTAAGGATTCTCGATACTTCAAAGACAAAAAAGCAAGTGTTGTTCTGGCGGTTGCTCTTGATACAAAATTTTGGAGTGATTGCACAGTTGTAGTTGGTGTTGCTGCTCCTCTAATACGTATGTTGCGTATAATGGATACTGATCGAAGGCCTTCAGTTGGTTATGTCTATGACGGAATGTATAGGGCAAAGAAAGCAATAAAAAATATCTTCAAGAATAAAAAGAAATTTTACAAGCCTTTTACAAGTATTGTCAAGACAAGATGA
- the LOC142506120 gene encoding mitochondrial phosphate carrier protein 1, mitochondrial isoform X1: MNNRRRVEEFTAGYYGVCAAGGMLSAGVTHLSITPLDVLKVNMQVNPIKYSGILSGLTTLCREEGASALWRGWSGKFFGYGLQGGCKFGLYEYFKKLYGDVLVDQRKGVIFFLSSASAQIFADVALCPFEAVKIRVQTKPTFAKGLTDGFPKIYATEGIYGFYKGLLPLWGRNLPFSMVMFTTFENTVELMYDNIIQRKKEDCSKSQQLAVTCLSGYTAGAVGTVISNPADNIVSSLYNKTSPTVMQAAKNIGLVNLFTRSLPVRIAIVGPVVTLQWFFYDSIKLFSGLPASGGLRKHLKDTELIGC; encoded by the exons ATGAATAACAGGCGTAGGGTCGAGGAGTTTACGGCCGGGTACTACGGTGTGTGTGCTGCTGGAGGTATGCTGAGCGCCGGGGTCACCCATCTCTCGATCACCCCACTCGATGTCTTGAAGGTTAACATGCAG GTGAACCCGATCAAGTATAGCGGCATCCTATCGGGCCTTACAACTCTGTGCAGAGAAGAAGGTGCCTCTGCTCTTTGGAGAGGTTGGTCTGGGAAATTTTTTGGATATGGTTTACAAGGTGGATGCAAATTTGGTCTTTATGAGTATTTCAAGAAGCTTTATGGGGATGTGTTGGTGGATCAAAGAAAGGGGGTTATATTCTTCCTCAGCAGTGCGTCTGCTCAAATATTTGCTGATGTCGCCCTTTGTCCATTTGAAGCTGTCAAAATTAGAGTTCAAACTAAACCAACTTTTGCCAAAGGCTTAACTGATGGATTTCCGAAAATTTATGCCACTGAAGGAATTTATGG ATTCTACAAGGGTCTTCTTCCACTTTGGGGCCGTAATCTTCCAT TTTCAATGGTTATGTTTACAACATTTGAGAATACTGTGGAACTGATGTATGACAACATTATacaaagaaagaaagaagattGCTCAAAATCTCAACAGCTTGCCGTCACATGTTTGTCCGGGTATACAGCTGGTGCTGTTGGTACGGTAATCTCTAATCCAGCAGACAATATTGTTTCGTCTCTTTACAATAAAACATCTCCAACTGTGATGCAG GCTGCGAAGAACATTGGGCTTGTCAATTTGTTTACGAGAAGCCTTCCCGTTCGAATTGCAATTGTGGGTCCAGTTGTTACTCTGCAGTGGTTTTTCTATGACAGCATCAAACTATTTAGCGGCCT GCCGGCAAGCGGAGGGCTGAGAAAGCATCTGAAAGACACGGAGTTGATAGGATGCTAG